A genomic window from Carassius auratus strain Wakin chromosome 19, ASM336829v1, whole genome shotgun sequence includes:
- the LOC113120278 gene encoding HRAS-like suppressor 3, whose protein sequence is MIDKNSNMLRTHSENTFKESEQIKESMSINSGISEMTEKPKPADLIKIHRGLYQHWALYTGDGNVIHLAPTSEHADAGVSSVKSVVHSEATVKKEKLQDVVGNNKYHTHNVLDKQCPPLYTPDILQKAENLVGKVLPYNLETHNCEHFVTGLRYGTPKSQQVRNGFAVVAVIGLILVGFFFCVKLESKVSNCFGFVCFFFAIFICIFHILTMPN, encoded by the exons atgattgataaaaatagtaatatgttGAGAACTCATTCAGAGAATACATTTAAGGAATCAGAACAAATTAAAGAATCGATGTCTATTAACTCAGGAATTTCAGAAATG ACCGAGAAGCCCAAGCCTGCAGACCTCATTAAAATCCATCGAGGCCTATATCAACACTGGGCGCTCTATACTGGAGATGGCAATGTCATTCATTTAGCCCCAACCt CTGAGCACGCTGATGCCGGGGTAAGCAGTGTGAAGTCAGTAGTACACTCCGAGGCGACAGTGAAGAAAGAAAAACTGCAGGATGTGGTCGGCAACAATAAGTACCATACCCACAATGTCTTGGATAAGCAATGTCCTCCACTTTACACTCCAGATATACTACAGAAAGCAGAGAACCTTGTGGGGAAGGTACTTCCATACAATCTGGAAACACATAACTGTGAACACTTTGTTACGGGCTTGAGATACGGAACACCCAAATCCCAGCAG GTGCGAAATGGTTTTGCAGTTGTTGCAGTTATTGGTCTTATATTGGTcggcttttttttttgtgtaaaactaGAAAGTAAAGTATCGaactgttttggttttgtttgctttttttttgccatttttatatgtattttccaCATACTCACAATGCCTAATTGA